The DNA segment ACCGCGTGCCATCGCTACCTTCGAGGCCTTCGAGAACGCGATGAGCCTGGACATTGCCATGGGTGGATCGACCAATACCGTGTTGCATTTGCTGGCTGCCGCCGAAGAAGCCGGTGTTGATTTCACGATGAGCGACATGGATCGTCTGTCGCGCCAGGTACCCAATCTGTGCAAGGTTGCGCCTTCTACTCCGCTGTATCACATGGAAGACGTGCATCGTGCCGGTGGCGTGATGGGCTTGCTCGGCGAACTGGATCGCGGCGGATTGTTACATCGCGACGTGCCCACGGTACACAGCGCGAGCATGAGCGAGGCGCTGGATACTTGGGACGTGTGCCGGACACGCGATGAGGCCGTGACCACGTTGTATCGCGCCGGGCCCGGCAATGTGCCTACGCAACAGGCCTTCAGCCAGGACAAGCGTTGGCCGACGCTCGACCTCGACCGTGAAAACGGCTGCATTCGAGATATCGCGCATGCCTATAGTCGAGACGGTGGCCTCGCCGTGCTTTACGGCAATCTCGCGGTTGACGGTTGCGTGGTCAAGACCGCGGGTGTTGACGCATCCATCCTGCGCTTTTCCGGCCCGGCGGTCGTCTGCGAAAGCCAAGAGGAGGCGGTTGAGAAGATTCTCGATGGCGCGATCAAGGCCGGCGATGTGGTTATCATCCGCTACGAAGGGCCGCGAGGGGGGCCGGGCATGCAGGAAATGCTCTATCCCACCAGTTACCTGAAATCGCAGGGTCTGGGCAAGGCCTGTGCGTTGATCACCGACGGACGCTTCTCCGGCGGCACCTCCGGATTGTCGATCGGCCATGTGTCGCCAGAGGCTGGTGAGGGTGGCGCGATCGGTTTGATTGAACCGGGCGACCGGATCGAGATCGATATTCCGGCGCGGAGCATCCGCATCGCGGTCAGCGACGAGGTGCTGGAGAGCCGGCGTGCGGCCATGGAGGCGCGCGGCGCAGCAGCCTGGAAGCCAGCGAACCGCACGCGCGAGGTATCGCCCGCGTTGCGCGCCTATGCGGCGATGACTACCTCGGCCTCGCGCGGCGCGGTACGCGACGTCAGTCAACTCGAAGACAAGCGCTGAGGTTCAGGGTGAGTGCCCGTGCACCGAGCCTGTTCGTCTCCCATGGCTCCCCGATGATGCCGTTCGAGCCGAGTCGTGTGCGTGAGTTCTTGCGGGCGCTGGGCGTCGAGTACCGGCCGCGCGCGATTCTGTGCGTGTCGGCGCACTGGGAAACCGGCGATCCTATGCTGGGCGGCGCTTCCTGGCCGCCCACTATTCACGATTTCTATAATTTCCCGCCGATGCTCTATGAACAGCGCTATCCAGCGGCCGGTGATCCTGCCTTGGCTGCGCAGGCGCTTGCGCTGTTGAACGGCGCGGGATTTATGGCAGCGATGGATGGCGAGCGCGGCTTCGACCATGGTGCCTGGGTGCCGCTGATGTTGATGTATCCAGAAGCGGATATTCCGGTGGTACAGCTTTCCGTACAACCGATGCGGGATGCCGGCCACCACCTGCGATTGGGCAGGGCGCTGCGTGGCTTGCGTGATGAAGGTGTGTTGATCCTGGCGAGTGGCGGTGCCACCCACAATCTTGCCGACCTGCGCCAATCGTCGGAGGGGGAGCCGCCGGTCGCTTATGCCGGCGATTTCGACGATTGGTTGTGCGCGGCAGTGACGACTGGGGACGAAGCGGCGCTGGTCGCCTACCTCGAAGCTGCGCCTGAAGCGCGGCGCAACCACCCGACCCCCGAACACTATCTACCCTTGCCGGTGGCCCTGGGTGCGGCATACGACCCGAATGGCCGGGTATTACACCGTTCCTTTGGCTTCGGCACGCTGTCGATGAGCGCCTTCGCCTGGGATTGATGGATTGAGGTGCCGGGCCCCGCATCATCAGTGATGAATCAGGTGCTCCAGTTCGGCCACGCTCTGTGCAATGCCGGAAGGTTTGAGTTCGGTTCCCATCTGGCGTCCAATCTGGCTGAGCGAAAACACGCCGCGCACGACCGGCCCGCCGTGCGTATCGTGCTCGACGACCAGGGCATGTTGTCGGTCGGCCTCGCGTAACGCTTGCACTACATCCGATACCCGCGCCCGCTCCACCTCGCGCATGTCCATCACCTGTACCTCTGCCGCTGAGGTCATGATGTGCTCAACCCGCAGTTGATCATGGGAAATATGCTCGCGGGCGGCCATGGTCATGGGTTTTTCACCCATCAGGTCTCGATCGGTGATCAAGCCGACGACCGCGCCGTTGCGGTCCAATACCAGCAACAGGCGCACACCGGTATGGATCATCCGTTGATGCGCATTGTCCAGGCTGGCGCCGTCGACGGTGGTTACCGCCTTGATGCGCTGCAGGTCGGTCATCACGTCCAGTGCCGGATTGTCTGCTGAGACGTGCTCCGGTAGACAGGTTTTGCAAATGGCCACGGTCGTGCCGGCCTGCAGGGGATGGGGGTGCAGTCGCTGTGTTGGCATGTCGTGACTCCTTTCGGAACGTGAGCTTTCTGTCCGGTGGCGACGGCCTGCTGTCTGCTAAGATGTCGCCACCCTTCGCTGTACTTTTGAGATTCGACCCTATGTCATTGCTGACCCTGCGAGCCGTCACCCTCACTCTGGGCGGTGCTCCGCTGCTTGATCGCGTCGATCTTAATGTCGAACCCCACGAGCGCCTGTGCTTGGTTGGGCGTAACGGCGCAGGCAAGTCGACGTTGATGCGCTTGATCGCGGGCGAGCTGCAGCCAGACAGTGGTGAGATCGTGTGCCGCGGCGCCCTGCGCATCGCCTATCTTGGACAGGAAATTCCCGTTGACGTTCGCGGTACGGTTTATGAGGTGGTTGCGGATGGCCTTGGAGAACTTGGTGCGCTCTTGGCCGAATTCCACCGCCTGAGCGAGGCGCTTGGCGCCAGCGCCGAGGTGGCCGACCTGGATCGTCTGGAGCGCGTGCAACACAGCCTTGAGGCGAAGGATGGCTGGACCCTGGGGGCGCGAGTCGATGCGGTGATTTCGCGACTGGAATTGCCGGGCGAGGTTGCTTTCGAATCGCTCTCTGGTGGCCTCAAGCGCCGCGTGCTGCTCGGCCGCGCGTTGGTCAGTGATCCTGAGATGCTGTTGCTCGATGAACCTACCAACCACCTTGATATCGAAGCCATCGAGTGGCTGGAGGGTTTTTTGCGCAATTTCGCTGGCAGTGTGATGCTGGTGACCCATGATCGGGCCTTCGCGGCTGCCTTGGCGACGGCCGTACTTGATCTCGACCGCGGTCAATTGACGCGCTATGCCACCGATTATGCGGGCTATCTGCTGCGCAAGGCCGAGGATCTGGAGAACGAAGCCGCTCAGTCTGCCGAGTTCGACCGGCGACTGGCTATCGAAGAAACCTGGATACGGCAGGGTATCAAGGCTAGACGTACGCGTAATGAAGGTCGGGTCCGCGCGCTCAAGGCGATGCGTGAGGCGCACCGCGAGCGCCGCGAGCGTGGCGGACAGGTGCGCCTTGCCGTCGATGCCGGTGGTGCCTCCGGACGCCTGGTTGCGGAGGCCGAGGCTGCGCAGGTCGCGCTCGGAGGACGGGCGGTGATCCGCGACCTTAATTTGACGCTCTTGCGTGGTGACAAGCTCGGCATCATCGGCCCCAATGGTGCCGGCAAGACCACGTTGCTGCGTTTGCTCACCGGTGCATTGCAGCCGGACTCCGGCAGCGTGCGCCTAGGTACGCAACTTGCCGTGGCCTACTTCGATCAGCAGCGTGAGCAGCTTGATCCCAACAGTACCGTCGTCGATGCGGTGGGCGAAGGGAGTACCCAGGTCACCATCAACGGGCAGTCCAAGCACATCATGGGGTATTTGCAGGATTTTCTGTTCAGCCCATTGCGGGCGCGTACACCCATCCGAGCACTTTCCGGCGGAGAACGTAATCGCTTGTTGTTGGCGAAGCTGTTCACGCGTCAGGCAAACCTGTTGATCATGGACGAACCCACCAACGATCTCGATGTGGAGACACTGGAGTTGCTTGAGGGTTTGCTCGTGGAATACAGCGGCACCTTGATTTTGGTGAGCCATGACCGCGCCTTCCTCGACAACGTGGTGACCAGCACCCTGGCCTTCGAGGGCGAGGGTCGCTTCGTGGAGTACGTGGGAGGATATCAGGACTGGTTGCGCCAGCGTCCACAGGCATTGGTCTCCGCGCCGCCAACCGCTGCCTCTGTAGCGACGGTTGGGCGAGGCACGCAGCCCGCATCCCTCAAAGCGGCGCGCAAATTGAGCTATAAGGATCAGAGAGAACTGGAGCTGCTGCCCGAACGGATCGCCGAGTTGGAGCGAGAGCAGGCTGCCCTTGAAACTGCACTGGGCAAGCCCGAGCTGTATCGTGATGCCGAGGGCGTACGCGAAACACGGCTTCGTCTGGAGGGGATCGCTACCGAATTAGGCATCGCTTTTGCCCGTTGGGAGCAATTGGAAGCGTCCACAAACGGATGATCTGCGAGCGCCTGGATCATAGCGGATACGACGTTGATGCTATCTGGTACAGAGCGTATAAGGATTGACTGGTGATCGTCGCGGATGGGGCGTATAGTGCGCGGCTCAAACAGTGCGTTTTGCGCGTTGGTATATATTCGTCCGCCACACCCGTCCCAGTCCTGGCGCCCCTTGGCCCGGTGATTGGTGATTGCTCCACGGGACCCGTCGTTCGGGGTTGCAACCTGGGCCGTTCGCAACCCACCCGCGCCTGTGGACCTGAAGCGTCTTTTGAATTTTAAGGCGAATGAAAGACTTCAAAACCTGTTCGGGTAATCCATCCACCGGATTTCGGCGATTGCCGACCGGATGAATACGTGTTTCCGCCTCGGCGAGAGCCAAACCGTTTATGGCGTGAGCCAACCCGGTGTCTCCTCGTTTGGGGCCATGTAGGTATTCCCCGCCATGGCGGGTGATCGCTTGGAAAGAGGAAAACTATCTTGGCAGAATCATTTGCAGACTTGACGCTCGCGGACCCCTTGTTGGCAGCGATTGAGGAACTTGGACTTGTCGCCCCCAACGAGATGCAATCTCAATTGATTTCCGCGGTACTGGCCGGGCGCGATGTGCTGGCTGTCAGTCCTGCGGGCAGCGGTGGTACAACGGGTTATCTGCTGGGCCTAATGCAACACCTGTTGGCACAAGCACCCCCCGAAGGACGTGGCCCACGTGCATTGGTATTGGCGCCAACGCGGGATCAGGCCATGCAGGTTGGCCGCATGATCAAACAGCTCGGACACGATACCCGTTTACGCTTTGGCACGGTGGTCGGTGGCAGGCCTTACCCGACCCAACATCAATTGCTGCGCCGCCCACTCGACATATTGGTGGCTACGCCAGGACGTCTGATGGATCATATTCGTCGTGGGCGAGTGCCGTTCGAGCGTCTTAAACTGCTGTTGCTCGACAAGGCCGATCAGATGCTGGATATGGGTTTGGGCAGCGAGATCTATAGCCTTGTGGATGCCGGCGGCTCGAATCTCGAGCAGACCATAATCCTCTCCGATGCGCCCAACGACGCCGTGGGCCTGTTGGCTGCGCGGTTGACGCGTGATCCCCAGCGTGTGGGGTTGGCAGCCGAGCTAGCCGCTCCGGCAGTGAGCGCACCGGCGCTACCCACGACCGAATCTGCTTCCGCCGAAGATATCGACGATCTCGACGAGGACGAAAGACAACCGGCGGGACTGGGTGACACTGACGCGCAACCGCGAGCACATGCCCCGCGTGCCAAATCTTCGCGGGGTTCGCGCCGTTCGGGGTCGGGCAATAACGGCAATAACGGCAATGGCGCCCAAGGCAATAAATCCAGTGCGGTGGGCAAGCCGCCGCGTGGTCCGCGTCCCCCTCGTCAGAGTAACAACGGTAACGGTAACGGACAGAAACCCGCTGCGCAGGCGCCTGCCAAAACGGCTGGCAAGCCGGCTAAAGGCGGGCTACGCGGACCTGGACGCCGCGTGGTGGCCGGTGGTGGTGCCCAGCAGCCGGGACAAGGTGGCCGGGGGCGGCGCCCCTCAGGGGTGCGTTTCCCTAGTGATTATGCCTCTGGGCCAGGTGGTCCCGCCAAGGCAGCACCGGTCGAGCCGCGCGGGCCGCAGCCGAACGAACCGGTGCAATATTCCGCAGACTACGGTTTTTCGGTGGCCCCTGGCGCGCGTAAGCCGGTCAACGTGGTGTATCGCACCAAGAATCGCCGTCGCCGCGATGACGACGACGAGGGTGACAACAAGAGCGAGAACGGCAGCGATTGAAACCTAGTGGCGTACGCGGGGCGCTTAACGTGTCTCGCGGTGGACCGCAAAAGGCCCCCATGCCTGATCGGTCGGCATGATTTCCAGCGTGTTGATGTTCACATGTGCGGGTAGCTCGGTGACCCAATGTACGGCCTCGGCGATGTCTTCGGCGAGCAGCGGTCGCGTGCCCGCGTAGACCGATTCAGCCTGTTCGGCATTCCCCTTGAAACGCACCAGGGAGAATTCAGTCTCGGCCATCCCTGGTTCGATGTTGGTTACGCGTATGCCGGTCCCTAACAGGTCGGCGCGGAGATTGCGCGAAAATTGCTGAACAAAGGCCTTGGTCGCGCCATAACAATTACCACCGGGATAAGGCCAACTGGCTGCGACTGAGCCAAGGTTGATTACGTGTCCACGTGAGCGCTCGCACATGCCAGGCAGCACCGTTCTGGTCACCGTCATTAGACCCTTGATGTTGGTGTCGACCATCGCCTCCCATTCATTGAGGTCAGCTCGTTGAGCAGGTTCTAGGCCGAGCGCGAGCCCCGCATTGTTCACCAGGATGTCGATGTCGGCGAACATTGGCGGAAGGTTGGCGACAGCGCTTTCGACACCCGCGCGGTCTCGCACGTCTAGCGTCAGCGGTAACAGGGTCGCGTCGGGCAAGGAATCGACCAGTGCTTCGAGGCGATCACTACGGCGGCCGCTGGCGATGACATGGCAGCCGGCTTGTGCGAAGCGCCTGGCGATAGCCTCGCCGAAGCCGGAGGTGGCGCCGGTAACGAATACGGTTTTGGTCATGTTTCAAACTCCAGTACAAATATAGATCGGGCGGCCTAGTGTTCCAGCCATCCGGGCAGTGACGACGAGGCCTGACACAGCGCGCGACGGTGGCTGCGCCAAGCCGGGTCGGCAGCTTCGACGACGGCCCAGAAGGCGGGTGAGTGGTCGAGATGGCGGATATGCGCGAGCTCGTGAATGATGACGTGCCGCATCAGCGCTGGGCTCAGCAACAGCAGCTTGGCGTTCAGGCTGATGTCGCCGTGCCGGTTGCAGCTACCCCATCGAGTCCGTTGCAGACGCACACTCACACGTCCGTGGCGCAAGCCCATTCGCTCGGCCTGTTCGGCGATTACCGGCAGGTAGGCCGCATGAGCGCGGGTACGCAACCAATTGGTGAACAGCGTCCGCCAGACGTCATGCGTGCGCCAGTCGCCAGTCAGATACAGGCCGTTACACGTTTCGCGCAGATGTGGACGTTCCCGGCTTTCCGATACGAAGTGTACGGCCAGATCGAGCCCCAGTGCCGGTAACGCCACGCGCTCGGGTGGACCCGGAGGCGTGGGCGGCGGCAGGCGCGCGAGTTGCCGTTCAATCCACTCGCGCTGCGTTTCGACGAAGGCCAGCGCGCGCGCGCGACTGATACCGGGGGGGAGCGTTACGACCACCCCGCTACGCGGTGATACGCTGATGCGCAGGCGCTTCGCTCGATACGAATGGCGAAATTCGCAGTCATCGAGCCAAGCGATCGCGGATGTAGCAGTCATGGCGTGAAGTGATCGGGTGTGAGTGGTGGGCATGCGCCTTCATAGCCCGGCGAGTGTAGAACGATCCTGCCGGGCTGCGCTACCCGACGCCGGTTTGGCAATATTGTTCGGAATCGGGTACAAGGTAGGTCCGCGCATATTCCTGATGATCGCTGCATGAACGATTTTCTTATCGTCGGTGCGGGTATATCCGGCCTGACACTGGCCTGGTCGCTGCACCGACGCGGCGCGCGCGTCCGCATACTGGAAGCCGGCACGACGGCGGGCGGGAAAATCCGTAGCCGTCTGACCGATGGCTACCTGTCG comes from the Acidihalobacter yilgarnensis genome and includes:
- the ilvD gene encoding dihydroxy-acid dehydratase, encoding MPQYRSWTTTRGRNMAGARALWRATGMKDGDFNKPIIAIANSFTQFVPGHVHLKDLGQLVAREIEAAGGVAKEFNTIAVDDGIAMGHGGMLYSLPSRELIADAVEYMVNAHCADALVCISNCDKITPGMLNAALRLNIPTVFVSGGPMESGKAVIGGKTVHLDLVDAMVSAANPHESDEDVDIMERSACPTCGSCSGMFTANSMNCLTEALGLSLPGNGSLLATHADREALFRRAGRQVVELARRYYEQDDTQVLPRAIATFEAFENAMSLDIAMGGSTNTVLHLLAAAEEAGVDFTMSDMDRLSRQVPNLCKVAPSTPLYHMEDVHRAGGVMGLLGELDRGGLLHRDVPTVHSASMSEALDTWDVCRTRDEAVTTLYRAGPGNVPTQQAFSQDKRWPTLDLDRENGCIRDIAHAYSRDGGLAVLYGNLAVDGCVVKTAGVDASILRFSGPAVVCESQEEAVEKILDGAIKAGDVVIIRYEGPRGGPGMQEMLYPTSYLKSQGLGKACALITDGRFSGGTSGLSIGHVSPEAGEGGAIGLIEPGDRIEIDIPARSIRIAVSDEVLESRRAAMEARGAAAWKPANRTREVSPALRAYAAMTTSASRGAVRDVSQLEDKR
- a CDS encoding DODA-type extradiol aromatic ring-opening family dioxygenase; this encodes MSARAPSLFVSHGSPMMPFEPSRVREFLRALGVEYRPRAILCVSAHWETGDPMLGGASWPPTIHDFYNFPPMLYEQRYPAAGDPALAAQALALLNGAGFMAAMDGERGFDHGAWVPLMLMYPEADIPVVQLSVQPMRDAGHHLRLGRALRGLRDEGVLILASGGATHNLADLRQSSEGEPPVAYAGDFDDWLCAAVTTGDEAALVAYLEAAPEARRNHPTPEHYLPLPVALGAAYDPNGRVLHRSFGFGTLSMSAFAWD
- a CDS encoding CBS domain-containing protein, which gives rise to MPTQRLHPHPLQAGTTVAICKTCLPEHVSADNPALDVMTDLQRIKAVTTVDGASLDNAHQRMIHTGVRLLLVLDRNGAVVGLITDRDLMGEKPMTMAAREHISHDQLRVEHIMTSAAEVQVMDMREVERARVSDVVQALREADRQHALVVEHDTHGGPVVRGVFSLSQIGRQMGTELKPSGIAQSVAELEHLIHH
- a CDS encoding ATP-binding cassette domain-containing protein, yielding MSLLTLRAVTLTLGGAPLLDRVDLNVEPHERLCLVGRNGAGKSTLMRLIAGELQPDSGEIVCRGALRIAYLGQEIPVDVRGTVYEVVADGLGELGALLAEFHRLSEALGASAEVADLDRLERVQHSLEAKDGWTLGARVDAVISRLELPGEVAFESLSGGLKRRVLLGRALVSDPEMLLLDEPTNHLDIEAIEWLEGFLRNFAGSVMLVTHDRAFAAALATAVLDLDRGQLTRYATDYAGYLLRKAEDLENEAAQSAEFDRRLAIEETWIRQGIKARRTRNEGRVRALKAMREAHRERRERGGQVRLAVDAGGASGRLVAEAEAAQVALGGRAVIRDLNLTLLRGDKLGIIGPNGAGKTTLLRLLTGALQPDSGSVRLGTQLAVAYFDQQREQLDPNSTVVDAVGEGSTQVTINGQSKHIMGYLQDFLFSPLRARTPIRALSGGERNRLLLAKLFTRQANLLIMDEPTNDLDVETLELLEGLLVEYSGTLILVSHDRAFLDNVVTSTLAFEGEGRFVEYVGGYQDWLRQRPQALVSAPPTAASVATVGRGTQPASLKAARKLSYKDQRELELLPERIAELEREQAALETALGKPELYRDAEGVRETRLRLEGIATELGIAFARWEQLEASTNG
- a CDS encoding DEAD/DEAH box helicase yields the protein MAESFADLTLADPLLAAIEELGLVAPNEMQSQLISAVLAGRDVLAVSPAGSGGTTGYLLGLMQHLLAQAPPEGRGPRALVLAPTRDQAMQVGRMIKQLGHDTRLRFGTVVGGRPYPTQHQLLRRPLDILVATPGRLMDHIRRGRVPFERLKLLLLDKADQMLDMGLGSEIYSLVDAGGSNLEQTIILSDAPNDAVGLLAARLTRDPQRVGLAAELAAPAVSAPALPTTESASAEDIDDLDEDERQPAGLGDTDAQPRAHAPRAKSSRGSRRSGSGNNGNNGNGAQGNKSSAVGKPPRGPRPPRQSNNGNGNGQKPAAQAPAKTAGKPAKGGLRGPGRRVVAGGGAQQPGQGGRGRRPSGVRFPSDYASGPGGPAKAAPVEPRGPQPNEPVQYSADYGFSVAPGARKPVNVVYRTKNRRRRDDDDEGDNKSENGSD
- a CDS encoding SDR family oxidoreductase, whose translation is MTKTVFVTGATSGFGEAIARRFAQAGCHVIASGRRSDRLEALVDSLPDATLLPLTLDVRDRAGVESAVANLPPMFADIDILVNNAGLALGLEPAQRADLNEWEAMVDTNIKGLMTVTRTVLPGMCERSRGHVINLGSVAASWPYPGGNCYGATKAFVQQFSRNLRADLLGTGIRVTNIEPGMAETEFSLVRFKGNAEQAESVYAGTRPLLAEDIAEAVHWVTELPAHVNINTLEIMPTDQAWGPFAVHRETR
- a CDS encoding M48 family metallopeptidase; this translates as MTATSAIAWLDDCEFRHSYRAKRLRISVSPRSGVVVTLPPGISRARALAFVETQREWIERQLARLPPPTPPGPPERVALPALGLDLAVHFVSESRERPHLRETCNGLYLTGDWRTHDVWRTLFTNWLRTRAHAAYLPVIAEQAERMGLRHGRVSVRLQRTRWGSCNRHGDISLNAKLLLLSPALMRHVIIHELAHIRHLDHSPAFWAVVEAADPAWRSHRRALCQASSSLPGWLEH